From the genome of Lotus japonicus ecotype B-129 chromosome 6, LjGifu_v1.2, one region includes:
- the LOC130726485 gene encoding membrane-associated progesterone-binding protein 4 → MSLKTLATSPLSVITFVVLLLALYLRFSIKFDSAQPAQRLFNAEELALFNGTDEGLPILLGILGSVYDVTKGKSHYGSGGGYNHFAGRDASRAFVSGNFTGDGLTDSLRGLSSAEVKSVIDWRDFYSRTYKYVGKLVGRYYDSQGNPTKYLKGVEAKAARGAQLLEKQKTEEAKQPACNSRWSQDEGGEVWCEVGYPRLVQRPLEIAMTGKMSRRCACFEESQLGQTGLELYEGCDYHANRCKA, encoded by the exons ATGAGTTTGAAAACACTAGCAACCTCTCCTCTTTCAGTGATCACATTTGTGGTCCTTCTTCTCGCTCTCTATCTCAGATTTTCCATCAAATTCGACTCCGCACAACCGGCACAG AGGTTGTTCAATGCTGAAGAGCTTGCATTGTTCAATGGAACTGATGAAGGGTTGCCAATTCTTCTAGGAATTCTTGG ATCTGTGTATGATGTAACAAAGGGAAAATCTCATTATGGTTCAGGAGGGGGCTACAATCATTTTGCTGGAAG GGATGCTTCTCGCGCGTTTGTGTCAGGAAATTTCACAG GAGATGGTCTCACCGACTCATTACGCGGTCTATCTAGCGCTGAG GTGAAGAGTGTCATTGATTGGAGGGATTTCTATTCCAGAACTTATAA gTACGTTGGCAAACTAGTTGGTCGATACTACGATAGCCAGGGAAATCCTACTAAATACTTGAAAGGGGTTGAAGCAAAGGCCGCCAGAGGTGCACAGCTTCTAGAAAAGCAGAAGACTGAAGAGGCTAAGCAACCTGCATGCAATTCAAGATGGAGTCAAGATGAAGGTGGAGAG GTATGGTGTGAAGTTGGCTACCCTAGGTTGGTTCAGAGGCCACTTGAAATTGCGATGACCGGGAAGATGAGCAGGCGTTGTGCTTGCTTTGAAGAGTCTCAGCTGGGCCAAACTGGTTTAGAACTATATGAAGGGTGTGATTACCATGCTAACAGGTGTAAAGCCTAA
- the LOC130724663 gene encoding probable glycosyltransferase At3g07620, giving the protein MHLNFAVITVTVFVVFSCISKTEGVNWIQNGHSESTLSPFKDEGKHKPMANNGELNFVKDELATKRSMQEGSKLNKVEANLAKARALIREAMRSNVTVPPEDNTEYIPQGHIYRNAFAFHRSYHLMEKLFKIFVYEEGEPPLFHYGPCKSIYSMEGIFINLLEQNTLLRTQNPDEAYVYFLPFSVVMILDHLFHPVIRDKAVLGRTIGDYVHIISHKYPYWNRSYGADHFMLSCHDWGPRATWYVKELYFIAIRVLCNANISEHFNPKKDASFPEINLISGETTSLIGGYPPSNRTVLAFFAGGMHGRIRPVIFQHWGNKDQDVLVYEKLPEGVSYHETMKKSKYCICPSGYEVASPRIPEAIYAQCVPVIISQQYVLPFSDVLNWDSFSIQIEVSEIPKLKEILLGISDDKYMKLLEGVNQVQRHFIVNNPPKRYDVFHMIIHSIWLRRLNVRVK; this is encoded by the exons ATGCACTTGAATTTCGCTGTGATCACAGTCACTGTCTTTGTGGTGTTTTCTTGTATTAGTAAAACAGAGGGTGTAAACTGGATTCAAAATGGACATTCAGAATCAACACTTTCACCATTCAAG GATGAAGGTAAACACAAGCCAATGGCCAATAATGGAGAATTGAATTTTGTTAAAGATGAATTGGCTACGAAAAGATCAATGCAGGAAGGTAGCAAATTGAATAAGGTTGAAGCAAATCTTGCAAAAGCAAGAGCATTGATAAGAGAAGCCATGAGAAGCAATGTCACAGTACCTCCTGAAGATAATACTGAGTATATTCCACAAGGACACATCTACAGAAACGCCTTTGCTTTCCACAG GAGTTATCACTTAATGGAGAAGCTCTTTAAAATCTTTGTGTATGAAGAGGGAGAGCCCCCTCTATTTCATTATGGTCCCTGTAAGAGCATATATTCCATGGAAGGAATTTTTATCAACTTATTGGAACAGAATACCCTGCTTCGTACTCAGAATCCAGATGAAGCTTATGTATACTTTCTTCCATTTAGtgttgtgatgatccttgatcATCTGTTTCACCCAGTTATTCGTGACAAAGCTGTATTAGGGCGTACTATTGGTGATTATGTCCACATCATATCTCACAAGTATCCATATTGGAATAGAAGTTATGGAGCTGATCATTTCATGCTTTCTTGTCATGATTGG GGACCAAGAGCAACATGGTATGTTAAGGAATTATATTTCATCGCAATAAGGGTGCTATGCAATGCAAACATTTCTGAGCATTTCAATCCCAAGAAGGATGCATCATTTCCTGAAATAAACCTAATATCAGGGGAGACAACAAGTCTTATTGGCGGCTATCCGCCCTCGAACCGAACAGTTTTGGCTTTCTTTGCAGGAGGAATGCATGGAAGGATTAGACCAGTAATTTTCCAACATTGGGGGAACAAAGACCAAGATGTGCTAGTTTATGAGAAACTCCCGGAAGGAGTTTCATACCATGAGACAATGAAGAAGAGCAAATATTGCATTTGTCCAAGTGGGTATGAAGTTGCAAGTCCAAGAATTCCGGAGGCTATTTATGCACAATGTGTACCTGTAATAATATCACAACAATATGTACTTCCCTTTAGTGATGTTCTTAACTGGGATTCTTTCTCAATTCAGATTGAAGTAAGTGAGATACCCAAGCTTAAGGAAATTTTGCTGGGTATATCGGATGATAAGTATATGAAACTACTAGAGGGAGTGAATCAAGTTCAAAGACATTTTATAGTGAACAATCCTCCCAAGAGATATGATGTATTCCATATGATTATCCATTCGATATGGCTTAGGAGGTTAAATGTACGTGTGAAATAA
- the LOC130723910 gene encoding protein JAZ13-like produces the protein MKRNCYLNLRSNPSSRESMKQTEFFLHLQIYLFVQGFFRNEALNVNQQMVAIPHSRRHMLDVTELQARVIIWLASQEMEARKGNKGPASIPLFPLQPQALLMQGFCIKRSLHNFLQKRKKRSKSHV, from the exons ATGAAGAGAAACTGCTATTTGAATCTTCGATCAAATCCTTCATCCCGTGAATCAAT GAAACAAACGGAGTTTTTCTTGCACTTGCAAATTTATCTTTTTGTGCAAGGATTTTTTAGGAATGAGGCGTTGAACGTAAACCAGCAAATGGTTGCCATTCCTCATAGTAGACGCCACATGTTGGATGTTACAGAACTTCAG GCTAGAGTGATAATATGGTTGGCAAGTCAAGAAATGGAAGCAAGGAAGGGTAACAAAGGACCAGCTTCAATACCATTGTTTCCATTGCAACCTCAAGCACTATTAATGCAAGGCTTTTGCATAAAGAGATCACTTCACAATTTCCTtcagaagagaaagaaaaggtcTAAAAGTCACGTCTAG